In Desulfobulbus oralis, one DNA window encodes the following:
- a CDS encoding polysaccharide deacetylase family protein, translated as MAFLNGPAGRALHRCGLVLMLHRVVGSREEARLPHNNPLCVDRQSFSTLLAFLQRHFELVELEVALSCAPAGERPVLALTFDDGWQDNYRYAFPVLQEQGVPASIFLSTAYIGQKRGFWWESVARRLWHDPETVDQDALRQALTGSRIQLMPELFSPAQSRARSLLIADFVRQLKWLDPLRLHGLADELFYDGSTHAMNWQEVAQMERSGLIRFGAHGHEHHILTLLQHRDCAADIFASQRLINQHCVRPLKQYCYPNGDHHADLHELLGDFGYTHALGVEPGVVSKGCNRFALPRIDVSQKTAEQPGLLAWRILQAYRNSLRQVDRV; from the coding sequence ATGGCTTTCCTTAACGGGCCGGCAGGCAGGGCCCTGCACCGGTGCGGACTGGTGCTGATGCTGCATCGTGTAGTCGGCAGCAGGGAGGAGGCCCGGCTGCCGCACAACAACCCTCTTTGCGTGGACAGACAGAGTTTTTCCACGCTGTTGGCTTTTTTGCAGCGCCATTTTGAGCTGGTGGAACTGGAGGTTGCCCTGAGCTGCGCACCTGCCGGGGAGAGGCCCGTGCTTGCCCTGACTTTCGATGACGGCTGGCAGGACAACTATCGCTATGCCTTCCCTGTTCTGCAGGAGCAGGGGGTGCCAGCCAGCATTTTTCTGTCCACTGCCTATATCGGCCAAAAAAGGGGGTTCTGGTGGGAGTCCGTTGCCAGACGCCTGTGGCATGATCCGGAGACCGTTGATCAGGATGCTTTGCGGCAGGCGTTGACGGGCAGTCGTATCCAGCTGATGCCGGAGCTGTTCAGCCCGGCGCAAAGCCGGGCCAGAAGCCTGCTGATCGCCGACTTTGTGCGGCAACTCAAGTGGCTTGATCCACTGCGTCTGCACGGGCTAGCGGACGAACTGTTTTATGATGGTAGCACGCACGCCATGAACTGGCAGGAAGTAGCGCAGATGGAGCGTTCGGGACTAATCCGCTTTGGCGCACATGGACATGAGCACCATATCCTGACACTTCTGCAGCACAGAGACTGTGCTGCAGACATTTTTGCCTCACAACGCCTGATCAATCAACACTGCGTCCGGCCATTGAAGCAGTACTGCTACCCAAATGGTGACCATCATGCCGATCTGCACGAACTGCTCGGCGATTTCGGTTATACCCATGCGCTGGGGGTAGAACCGGGTGTGGTGAGTAAGGGATGCAATCGTTTTGCCCTGCCCAGAATTGATGTCAGCCAGAAAACGGCCGAACAGCCGGGACTGCTGGCTTGGCGGATTTTGCAGGCCTACCGCAATAGTCTCCGGCAGGTGGATCGGGTATGA
- a CDS encoding IS5 family transposase (programmed frameshift) produces MYAHRRHDISDRVWENIQAHLPGKKGSVGRPAGDNRLFINAVFWILRTGAPWRDLPPDLGDWKNTHRRFCRWRDRGVWEKLLEVLMVEPDYEWLMIDASHCKVHPHAAGAVGGNQAMSRNKRGLNTKIHLAVDAHGMPLRVVVTEGTRADCKEACALIDGLSAEALLADRGYDSNELIDKVVESGCQPVIPPRKNRKEQRDYDKELYRVRHLVENAFLHLKRWRGIATRYAKRSLSFLAAVQIRCISLWAEII; encoded by the exons ATGTACGCACATCGACGACATGATATTTCTGACAGGGTTTGGGAAAACATACAGGCGCATCTCCCCGGCAAAAAGGGGAGCGTTGGTCGCCCGGCCGGAGACAACAGGCTGTTTATCAACGCGGTGTTCTGGATATTGCGGACAGGAGCGCCATGGCGCGATCTGCCTCCTGACCTTGGGGACTGGAAAAATACCCATCGCCGGTTTTGCCGTTGGCGTGACCGGGGTGTTTGGGAAAAACTCCTTGAAGTGCTCATGGTTGAGCCTGACTATGAGTGGCTGATGATTGATGCGAGCCATTGCAAAGTGCATCCCCATGCTGCCGGAGCGGTTGGCGGCAACCAGGCGATGAGCCGCA ACAAAAGGGGGCTCAACACCAAAATACATCTGGCCGTGGATGCGCATGGTATGCCGCTCAGAGTTGTTGTTACAGAAGGTACCAGAGCTGATTGCAAGGAAGCGTGCGCATTGATTGACGGTTTGAGTGCGGAGGCGCTTTTGGCTGACCGTGGATATGACAGCAATGAGCTTATAGACAAGGTTGTTGAGTCCGGCTGCCAGCCCGTCATCCCACCCAGAAAAAATCGCAAGGAACAGCGCGATTACGACAAAGAACTGTACCGTGTACGGCACCTGGTCGAGAACGCCTTTCTTCACCTCAAGAGATGGCGTGGCATCGCCACGCGTTATGCAAAACGAAGCCTCTCCTTCCTTGCCGCCGTGCAAATCAGATGTATCTCATTGTGGGCAGAAATAATTTGA
- a CDS encoding glycosyltransferase, translating to MFYIFWLSILLPLYAVLGYPLLLRLISLSYRQPVYARPERLAVSVIVALHNEEDHVAAKIDSILRQSNQPDRLQIIFASDGSTDQTVQRARACLDERIQVLDGAVKLFLPTMRYI from the coding sequence GTGTTTTACATTTTTTGGCTGAGTATTTTGCTGCCGTTGTATGCCGTGCTGGGCTATCCGCTGCTGCTGAGGCTGATTTCGCTGTCTTACCGTCAACCTGTCTACGCCCGGCCCGAGCGTCTGGCTGTCAGCGTGATCGTGGCTTTGCACAACGAAGAGGATCATGTCGCGGCTAAAATCGATTCCATTTTACGGCAGAGCAATCAACCGGACAGGCTGCAGATTATATTTGCCAGTGATGGTTCGACCGACCAGACCGTGCAGCGGGCACGCGCCTGTCTCGATGAACGCATTCAGGTACTAGATGGTGCCGTCAAATTATTTCTGCCCACAATGAGATACATCTGA
- a CDS encoding glycosyltransferase, producing MNSLGIVVPMRNEAPHIQRTLCSALHSAAAAGMSCELIVIDNGSTDAGYALAQALGARVISAPGLAVGALRNLGASQVRADYLAFLDADIEVPENWISRCLDSLQNGFDVVALDCDTPKQAPWYAQTWQKRSMSQTGRPRERDWLATANLFMRRTTFARSGGFHPELSSGEDKDFGLRLHAAGMRQLSLAQPPALHWGYETSWREWMNKELWRQGSYIQLLRQAPGLRLLCFPLLCLLTVLTSLRALLLLLSARLPEALLMFACSLLPAAVVALRQSARRMEPVYTMKLLVLHWLRLHIGCLALIRSLFR from the coding sequence ATGAACAGTCTCGGCATTGTGGTGCCCATGCGCAATGAAGCGCCGCATATCCAGCGAACCCTGTGCAGTGCGCTGCACTCGGCAGCTGCCGCTGGTATGAGTTGCGAACTGATCGTAATCGACAACGGTTCAACTGATGCCGGTTATGCACTGGCTCAGGCACTGGGTGCTAGAGTGATTTCAGCCCCCGGACTGGCTGTCGGCGCACTGCGAAATCTGGGCGCGTCCCAGGTGCGGGCAGATTACCTAGCCTTTCTGGATGCAGACATCGAAGTCCCCGAAAACTGGATATCCCGCTGTCTGGACAGTCTGCAGAACGGCTTTGATGTGGTTGCCCTTGACTGCGATACGCCAAAGCAGGCCCCTTGGTATGCACAGACCTGGCAGAAAAGAAGCATGTCACAGACGGGCCGGCCGCGTGAACGCGACTGGCTGGCAACTGCAAATCTGTTTATGCGGCGAACAACTTTTGCGCGTTCAGGGGGATTTCATCCTGAACTGTCCAGTGGGGAAGACAAGGATTTTGGTTTGCGTCTGCATGCGGCAGGAATGCGGCAGCTCAGTCTGGCACAGCCGCCGGCGCTGCACTGGGGCTATGAAACCTCATGGCGGGAGTGGATGAACAAGGAGTTGTGGCGTCAGGGCAGCTATATACAACTGCTCAGGCAGGCGCCTGGCTTAAGACTTTTATGTTTCCCGCTGCTGTGTCTGCTGACCGTTCTAACAAGCCTGCGGGCTTTGTTGCTGCTGCTTTCTGCCCGTTTACCGGAGGCTTTACTGATGTTTGCCTGTAGTCTGCTGCCTGCCGCGGTCGTGGCCTTGCGTCAGTCAGCCAGACGCATGGAGCCGGTTTACACTATGAAACTGCTGGTATTGCATTGGCTGCGTCTGCATATAGGTTGTCTGGCGCTGATACGCTCGCTGTTCAGGTAG
- a CDS encoding O-antigen ligase family protein, producing MRMTLGVGVILGMAAFAALASPWPFLAPFVVLGIFVAAALYRHPAWGLFGLTLLVPFEGLFKGSGFSAAKLLGLALIAVLAVRFLLQQTPPQHLRSSLWRFVIPFVLLIVLSLLYTENLSVSLANLRELAIGMTFFVITLLAGRALNLSRLYAGIALSVAATCLIALLSIKYQAGGRAIGLLQDANYFALLIAIAVPAAVLMAVKGSSVLARLFWLAITFLLLAGMTKTDSRSGLLVMVICLAIGIRHHWWRCRRISPKHFGFLMLGLVLVVPVLRYSVPEDYIDRVKSLSVLKSGVNAYQDASIGRRASYLLVGREMIGENPLLGAGPGTFPLHYAQSGYAKAFSAELVNPELYRRAHNTYLEIFAEMGIPAGMVFMLLIIAGLGNFRRARQGFLQQQNRPAAELAVHLGLGLLSIALFMLFLSTPNHKYLWMFLALSSVVRQQAEAVQTHGKHGR from the coding sequence ATGCGGATGACTCTGGGAGTGGGTGTGATACTGGGCATGGCGGCCTTTGCTGCCTTGGCCAGCCCTTGGCCGTTTCTGGCGCCTTTCGTCGTGTTGGGTATCTTTGTGGCTGCTGCCTTGTACCGCCACCCGGCTTGGGGATTGTTCGGTCTGACGCTGTTAGTACCCTTTGAAGGGTTGTTCAAGGGCTCGGGTTTTTCGGCCGCCAAACTGCTGGGACTGGCACTGATCGCTGTTTTGGCCGTCCGATTTCTGCTGCAACAAACGCCGCCACAGCATCTACGCAGCTCGTTGTGGAGATTTGTTATCCCGTTTGTACTCTTGATTGTTCTAAGCCTGCTGTATACGGAAAACCTGTCGGTTTCGCTCGCCAATCTCAGGGAACTTGCCATCGGTATGACCTTTTTTGTTATAACTCTGCTGGCCGGGCGTGCGCTGAATCTGTCCCGCCTGTACGCCGGAATTGCCCTGAGCGTGGCGGCAACCTGCCTGATTGCGCTGCTTTCCATCAAGTATCAGGCAGGCGGCCGGGCCATCGGCCTCTTGCAGGATGCAAACTACTTTGCCCTATTGATAGCCATTGCCGTTCCTGCCGCCGTGTTGATGGCAGTGAAGGGCAGCTCTGTTCTGGCACGGCTGTTCTGGTTGGCCATCACATTCCTGCTGCTGGCAGGCATGACAAAAACCGACTCTCGTTCCGGTCTGCTGGTTATGGTGATCTGCCTAGCCATTGGTATCCGGCATCACTGGTGGAGATGCAGGCGAATCAGTCCCAAGCATTTTGGTTTTCTGATGCTGGGACTGGTCTTGGTAGTGCCCGTGCTCAGGTACAGCGTACCGGAGGATTATATCGATAGAGTCAAGTCCCTCAGTGTGCTGAAATCTGGTGTAAATGCATATCAGGATGCCTCGATCGGCCGGCGGGCTTCCTACCTGTTGGTGGGACGAGAAATGATCGGTGAAAATCCGCTTCTAGGGGCGGGGCCGGGCACCTTCCCGCTGCACTATGCCCAGTCAGGTTATGCCAAGGCCTTTTCCGCCGAATTAGTCAATCCTGAACTCTACCGGCGGGCGCATAACACCTATCTGGAAATCTTTGCTGAAATGGGTATCCCCGCGGGAATGGTCTTCATGCTGCTGATAATTGCCGGATTGGGCAACTTCCGGCGGGCCCGGCAGGGATTTTTGCAGCAGCAAAACCGGCCCGCTGCCGAGCTGGCCGTTCATCTAGGGCTGGGCCTGTTGAGTATTGCCCTGTTCATGCTGTTTTTAAGCACCCCCAACCATAAATATCTGTGGATGTTTCTCGCTCTGTCCAGCGTCGTGCGGCAGCAGGCCGAAGCAGTGCAAACACACGGCAAACACGGGAGATGA
- a CDS encoding glycosyltransferase family 4 protein, protein MDRVLHVIHSGGFYGAERMLADHCLALDTTLDSRVAFIAPSQELQERFSAMGIACETIGTLAELVRIVERHSSQVVNAHNFKAQLYAWQAARRCKRPLVFTQHGFTPRNLKQRLYMYSSILLCKTPVVSHVVCVAGSIVRQHETLHVPERKLSLIANGLPVRQVRPRQVFQPLIGFIGRLSREKGPDLFLRAVIPLLQQRPEVQAVMLGDGPMRGGLQVEINRQGLAGRVTLAGYQNDIDEWLSRLSVLVISSRTEGTPMILLEGMHAGVPVAAFAVGGIPDVVRHDQEGLLAAAEDCSALEQNIGCLLDEPRLADSLCRQAYLRQKERFSLHNNIRLWQALYTRLLGAQASCG, encoded by the coding sequence ATGGACCGGGTATTGCATGTTATCCACAGCGGTGGATTTTATGGTGCGGAGCGCATGCTGGCCGACCATTGCCTAGCCCTGGATACAACTCTGGACAGCCGGGTGGCTTTTATTGCTCCGTCGCAGGAATTGCAGGAGCGTTTTTCTGCCATGGGTATTGCCTGCGAAACGATTGGTACTCTGGCAGAACTGGTGCGGATTGTGGAACGACATTCTTCGCAGGTCGTGAACGCTCACAACTTCAAGGCACAGCTGTATGCCTGGCAGGCAGCGCGACGCTGCAAGCGTCCGTTGGTCTTTACGCAGCACGGATTTACGCCGCGCAACCTGAAACAGCGGCTGTATATGTACAGCAGCATACTGCTGTGCAAGACACCTGTAGTCAGCCATGTCGTTTGTGTTGCCGGCAGTATTGTGCGCCAGCACGAAACGCTGCATGTGCCGGAACGTAAACTCAGCCTGATAGCCAATGGTTTGCCTGTCAGGCAGGTACGACCACGGCAAGTGTTTCAGCCGCTAATTGGCTTTATCGGGCGTCTGAGCCGGGAAAAAGGACCGGACCTGTTTTTGCGTGCCGTCATTCCCTTACTGCAGCAGCGGCCGGAGGTACAGGCCGTCATGCTGGGTGACGGCCCCATGCGTGGGGGCTTGCAGGTGGAAATCAACAGGCAGGGTTTGGCCGGACGTGTCACTCTGGCGGGTTATCAGAACGACATTGATGAATGGCTGAGCCGATTGTCCGTACTGGTGATCAGCTCACGCACTGAGGGCACTCCCATGATTTTACTGGAAGGTATGCATGCCGGTGTGCCGGTTGCTGCCTTTGCCGTGGGTGGAATTCCCGATGTCGTGAGGCACGACCAGGAAGGCCTGCTGGCCGCTGCGGAGGATTGTTCCGCCCTAGAGCAGAATATCGGATGTCTGCTGGATGAACCACGGCTGGCTGACAGTCTATGCCGGCAGGCATACTTACGCCAGAAGGAAAGATTCAGTCTGCACAATAATATACGTCTCTGGCAAGCGCTCTATACGAGACTTTTGGGAGCACAGGCCTCATGCGGATGA
- a CDS encoding GumC family protein encodes MENYLHEFMRIFFANRRLIKRFFLIFSAVVLLLPLLLKQSFDITAEVIVQSKKLSQSDSASSLTAETDKFVPTSLADMETEANILRSTTLVRQTILGLSEEGRFSMPESLLKKFVLKPFKNYVTTPLREHVTNPLRGLLGLETDSVRDTHIDEALQAIQKKLQVETLPGSNIISVVLSTSDPAQGTVFVERLLHNYLQSRQNLQSNNLPEEFYEQKKQHYRNRIDALEHTRQQILEGANASHPAEEITFRLNAVNTEEQSLNQYRDRLLESRAWLDYLNKSLVEARKIGQKEYAFPFTFKQLIGGIAYEDRELKDVGERLVEQIMGLDNALISFTAASQPVIEHRKRLANTHHQFLRLVENRIAERSQEKDILESTIQQKIRRINELKSQIKVLQAIQSRLRQLDTEIDALHKAFSAYTQRYEESLGQNQLDAVLSNARILSYPYEPTEEAFPRPLVMIPLGLLTGLLLAIALGYIKEFFDHTFKIPAQVMEQLGVPILLVIDCGQEETHKPNKPRTLAWFWHWIKK; translated from the coding sequence ATGGAAAACTACCTGCATGAGTTCATGCGCATCTTCTTTGCCAACAGGCGCTTGATTAAGCGATTTTTTCTGATTTTTTCTGCAGTTGTTCTGCTGCTGCCCCTATTATTGAAGCAAAGTTTTGATATTACGGCAGAAGTGATAGTGCAGTCGAAAAAACTGTCACAAAGTGATTCAGCAAGCTCGTTGACTGCAGAAACGGACAAGTTCGTCCCTACCTCGCTGGCAGATATGGAAACCGAGGCCAACATCCTGCGCTCTACTACCCTAGTACGGCAAACCATACTGGGACTGAGCGAAGAAGGGCGCTTCAGCATGCCTGAATCCCTGTTAAAAAAATTTGTGCTCAAACCGTTCAAAAACTATGTAACCACACCGCTGCGTGAACATGTCACCAATCCGCTGCGCGGTCTATTGGGATTGGAAACCGATTCGGTGCGCGATACTCACATTGATGAAGCGCTGCAGGCTATCCAGAAAAAACTGCAAGTAGAAACCCTACCTGGATCAAATATTATCTCAGTCGTGCTGTCGACCAGTGACCCTGCCCAAGGCACGGTCTTTGTCGAGCGTTTGCTGCACAATTACCTGCAAAGCCGACAGAATCTACAATCCAATAATTTGCCAGAAGAATTTTACGAACAGAAGAAACAGCACTACAGGAATCGTATTGATGCACTGGAACACACGCGTCAGCAGATTCTGGAAGGTGCCAACGCCTCGCATCCTGCCGAGGAAATCACCTTTCGCCTGAACGCCGTCAACACCGAAGAACAGTCGTTGAACCAATACCGTGACCGTCTGCTGGAAAGCCGTGCTTGGTTGGATTATCTGAATAAAAGTCTGGTGGAGGCACGCAAGATCGGCCAGAAAGAGTATGCCTTTCCCTTTACCTTTAAACAGCTGATCGGTGGCATAGCATATGAAGACCGGGAACTCAAGGATGTTGGTGAGCGTCTGGTTGAACAGATCATGGGACTTGACAACGCGCTGATCTCCTTTACCGCTGCCAGCCAGCCAGTGATCGAGCACCGTAAGCGGCTTGCCAATACCCACCATCAGTTTTTGCGTCTCGTGGAAAACCGTATTGCTGAGCGCAGCCAGGAAAAGGATATCCTGGAATCAACCATCCAGCAGAAAATTCGGCGGATAAACGAGCTGAAATCGCAAATCAAGGTGTTGCAGGCCATCCAGAGCCGGTTACGCCAGCTGGATACCGAAATTGATGCCTTGCACAAGGCATTTTCTGCCTATACCCAAAGATATGAGGAAAGCCTGGGGCAAAACCAGCTGGATGCTGTGCTGTCCAATGCACGCATTCTGAGTTATCCCTATGAGCCAACCGAAGAGGCTTTCCCCAGGCCGCTTGTCATGATTCCACTGGGACTGCTGACTGGTCTGTTGCTGGCGATTGCACTGGGTTATATTAAAGAGTTTTTTGACCATACCTTCAAAATACCGGCACAGGTAATGGAGCAGTTGGGAGTGCCGATACTGCTGGTGATAGACTGCGGCCAGGAGGAGACGCATAAGCCAAACAAGCCGCGAACATTGGCCTGGTTCTGGCACTGGATCAAAAAGTGA
- a CDS encoding polysaccharide biosynthesis/export family protein produces MTRIVVTGILVLLVGCAGKQDMVLPVHMPSADKVETGRQGDQDEWVQEIIPIIQVLRPMDVLDVIFHIGTVSSEAYRIQPGDHVEMSFLTANELSATHLVLPDGTVEMPYVGRISVAGLTTAEVRLLLLKNYKGILKNPVVAVAVPKPMAQLENLRMTLNHPAFGMSREILVGADGRASFPLIGSLLLQGMSLDELRDELNRRYASLLGQMRVDVLLKSTIPNQVYVLGEVGQPGAYTINRPVSVLEALTLAHGANAKARLDSVVVMRRKGNEAVAYLYDVQKAIDGKGRYMAYLQADDLLYIPQTRLSKAGQISRQLADIILFQGFGFNFSYRVDNKNSD; encoded by the coding sequence ATGACACGGATAGTGGTGACAGGAATACTGGTATTGTTGGTGGGTTGTGCCGGCAAGCAGGATATGGTTTTACCTGTTCACATGCCGAGTGCGGACAAGGTTGAGACAGGCAGGCAGGGTGATCAGGATGAGTGGGTGCAGGAAATTATCCCCATTATCCAGGTGCTGCGTCCCATGGATGTGCTGGATGTGATTTTTCACATAGGCACCGTTAGCAGTGAGGCTTACCGGATCCAGCCGGGTGATCATGTCGAGATGAGCTTTCTGACTGCCAACGAATTGAGTGCCACACATCTTGTCCTGCCGGACGGTACAGTGGAAATGCCCTATGTCGGCCGGATCTCTGTTGCGGGCCTGACCACGGCAGAAGTCCGACTGCTGCTGCTGAAAAACTATAAAGGGATTCTGAAAAATCCGGTTGTAGCAGTGGCTGTACCCAAACCTATGGCGCAGTTGGAGAACCTGCGTATGACATTGAATCATCCGGCCTTCGGTATGAGCCGGGAAATACTTGTCGGCGCGGACGGACGGGCCAGCTTTCCCCTGATCGGCAGCCTCTTACTGCAAGGCATGAGCCTTGATGAACTCAGGGATGAACTCAACAGGCGCTATGCCAGCCTGCTGGGACAAATGCGTGTGGATGTGCTGCTCAAATCGACCATACCCAATCAGGTTTATGTGCTGGGCGAGGTCGGGCAGCCAGGAGCTTACACCATTAACCGTCCGGTTTCCGTACTGGAGGCCCTGACTCTGGCCCACGGAGCCAATGCCAAGGCGCGCCTGGATTCGGTGGTGGTCATGCGGCGCAAGGGGAATGAGGCGGTTGCCTATCTGTATGACGTGCAAAAAGCCATCGACGGCAAAGGCCGGTACATGGCCTATCTGCAGGCGGACGACCTGTTGTATATCCCGCAGACACGCCTGTCAAAAGCCGGACAGATCAGCCGACAACTGGCTGACATCATCCTGTTTCAGGGATTTGGCTTCAACTTTTCATATCGTGTAGACAACAAAAACAGCGACTGA
- a CDS encoding cellulose synthase operon protein YhjQ/BcsQ encodes MKTTAGKIAAAYKASQVNLAGLVKDVGNKILLLTAPNIGAGVTTSVLTLASELQQSTGEPIVLVDLSSAENSLTRAFAQQEYKDLWELIADSADARKHVLRLDEQELYLLPSRQGKEITRRELVAVLARLVEQFRFVIIDADPVYANNSAVENCSLADALILVIRAEETRWEVAKAARQRLEQSGANVAGCIFNDRKYYTPGWFYNKL; translated from the coding sequence ATGAAGACGACAGCAGGTAAGATCGCCGCCGCATATAAAGCAAGTCAGGTCAATCTGGCGGGGCTGGTTAAAGATGTTGGAAATAAAATTCTACTGCTGACCGCACCCAATATTGGTGCGGGAGTTACTACCAGTGTATTGACTTTGGCCAGTGAATTGCAGCAATCTACAGGTGAACCGATAGTGCTGGTTGATCTCAGCAGTGCTGAAAACAGCCTAACCCGAGCGTTCGCACAACAGGAATATAAAGATTTATGGGAGTTGATAGCGGACTCTGCCGATGCGCGAAAACATGTATTGCGGCTGGACGAGCAGGAACTGTACCTGTTACCAAGCAGGCAGGGCAAAGAGATAACCCGTCGGGAACTGGTCGCGGTTCTAGCCCGTCTGGTCGAACAGTTCCGTTTTGTCATTATTGATGCCGATCCCGTATATGCCAACAACAGTGCAGTAGAAAACTGTTCCCTGGCGGATGCGCTGATACTGGTGATCCGGGCAGAGGAAACTCGCTGGGAGGTGGCCAAGGCGGCACGGCAGCGCTTGGAGCAGAGCGGTGCCAATGTTGCCGGCTGTATTTTTAACGACCGCAAATATTACACGCCGGGGTGGTTTTACAACAAACTTTAA
- a CDS encoding sugar transferase encodes MCTERRRNPELRQKIAHAVRIEQRDWIFGNKPGTPWTLSKTKRFFGATTALLLLLLFSPLFVLLAVLIKTTSKGPVFFIQQRTGFCGRRFGMYKFRTMVEDAEALKDSLRHLNKHGVNALDFKIDHDPRVTKIGTFLRRSSLDELPNLINVVLGDMRLVGPRPTSFHARTYDEEHLARLGIYPGVTGLWQISGRSDIGFTARVELDLQYIANQGPWQDIKILLKTFFSILAGHGAS; translated from the coding sequence GTGTGTACAGAGCGGCGACGTAACCCTGAACTCAGACAAAAAATAGCCCATGCTGTCCGGATTGAGCAGCGGGATTGGATTTTCGGCAACAAACCGGGCACGCCTTGGACACTGTCAAAAACCAAGCGTTTTTTTGGAGCAACTACTGCTTTGCTGCTGTTACTGCTATTTAGTCCACTCTTTGTGCTGCTTGCTGTGCTGATCAAGACTACCAGCAAAGGTCCTGTGTTTTTTATCCAGCAGCGTACCGGATTTTGCGGCCGACGTTTTGGTATGTACAAATTCAGGACCATGGTCGAGGATGCCGAGGCGCTCAAAGATTCTCTTCGTCATTTGAACAAGCATGGGGTCAATGCCCTTGACTTCAAAATTGACCACGATCCACGCGTAACGAAAATCGGGACATTTCTGCGGCGCAGCAGTCTGGATGAGCTGCCCAATTTAATCAATGTCGTGCTGGGGGACATGCGCTTGGTCGGACCACGTCCAACCTCCTTTCATGCTCGAACCTATGATGAAGAACATCTTGCTCGACTCGGCATTTATCCGGGCGTCACTGGGTTATGGCAGATTTCCGGACGAAGCGACATAGGATTTACCGCACGGGTCGAGCTGGATTTACAGTATATCGCCAATCAGGGACCATGGCAGGACATAAAAATCCTGCTGAAAACCTTTTTCAGCATTCTCGCTGGACATGGAGCGAGTTAA
- a CDS encoding ISL3 family transposase — MLVEQIIKQTVDLQGFRVHTVTKDPGGLVAELRPDTRHRIRCGTCGRPAVYRDMRDVRFFRHLPLWNIPVWFRYQPRRVHCSRCGGVRTEQLPWVTGKQRLTRAYSCFLAKWAEMLPWHSVARLFGCAWGTVATAVKSMVKYSMEHRDLSGITHIGIDGISRKKGQVYLTNVYDLRSKTLIWSGVERTRDTLRSFFNSLGPERAGKLQGICCDMWQPCVEVIRECAPQASLVFDKFHIVRHLMAALDQVRRDEIREKGKEHKNLMKDSRYIWLKTPWNLTPKQRVRLSSLEHMNLKINRACLLKERFRDLWSYKTKLFMAAFTSMLEASMPRYFPLSRLACSKIRSTKTNIS, encoded by the coding sequence ATGCTTGTAGAGCAGATAATCAAACAGACGGTTGATTTGCAAGGTTTTCGAGTACATACGGTTACTAAAGACCCAGGCGGCCTGGTAGCCGAACTTCGCCCTGATACCCGGCATCGAATACGCTGTGGAACATGTGGTCGCCCGGCCGTTTACCGTGACATGCGTGATGTTCGCTTTTTCCGCCACCTGCCTCTGTGGAATATTCCGGTGTGGTTTCGCTATCAACCTCGCCGGGTGCACTGCTCCAGATGTGGCGGCGTCCGCACGGAGCAGCTTCCCTGGGTGACAGGCAAGCAGCGGTTGACCCGTGCCTATAGTTGCTTTCTGGCCAAATGGGCTGAGATGCTGCCTTGGCACTCGGTCGCCAGGCTGTTTGGCTGTGCCTGGGGCACGGTTGCCACAGCGGTCAAAAGCATGGTCAAGTATAGCATGGAACACCGTGACCTCAGCGGCATTACCCATATCGGTATTGACGGGATTTCGCGAAAAAAGGGGCAAGTCTACCTCACCAATGTGTACGATCTCCGCTCAAAGACATTGATCTGGAGCGGGGTTGAACGGACCAGGGATACCTTGCGCAGCTTTTTCAACTCTCTCGGGCCGGAGCGGGCAGGCAAGCTTCAGGGTATCTGCTGCGATATGTGGCAGCCCTGTGTCGAAGTGATCAGGGAATGCGCTCCGCAGGCAAGCCTTGTTTTCGATAAATTTCATATTGTTCGCCACCTGATGGCAGCGCTTGACCAGGTCCGTCGTGATGAGATCCGTGAGAAAGGCAAAGAACACAAGAACCTCATGAAAGACAGTCGGTACATCTGGCTCAAGACCCCCTGGAACCTGACGCCAAAACAGCGGGTCAGACTCAGCAGCCTTGAGCATATGAACTTGAAGATCAACAGAGCCTGCCTCCTCAAGGAACGCTTTCGTGATCTATGGTCCTACAAAACAAAGCTCTTCATGGCAGCGTTCACCTCCATGCTGGAGGCGTCGATGCCCAGATATTTCCCGTTAAGCAGATTGGCCTGCTCCAAAATCCGCAGCACAAAGACAAACATTTCGTGA